A window of Streptomyces sp. DG1A-41 contains these coding sequences:
- a CDS encoding spherulation-specific family 4 protein: protein MPHLTSSRPHTSGTELRPGVGVPGYAHPLLAPTEWGALTRPGTPLHWVVLNVADGPGARPDPHCLEAAGRLRNAGIRVLGRLDTRYGTRNFGELISDAHRFVDWYQVDGFLLERCPADHVGLPEVRRTVATLRVIRDDAHIILGHGIHPHPGYTGLADQLVTFSGPWNDYRWSQVAEWTADHPPERFCHFVHGVSRPHLAEALRIARRQGAGTIWFTDQTDDGGRTDPWETMPGYWDEIVSRIGTGVSE, encoded by the coding sequence ATGCCGCATCTGACCAGCAGCCGGCCCCACACCTCCGGCACGGAACTCCGCCCCGGCGTCGGAGTCCCCGGCTACGCGCACCCCCTCCTCGCCCCCACCGAGTGGGGCGCACTCACCCGCCCCGGCACCCCGCTGCACTGGGTGGTCCTCAACGTGGCCGACGGTCCCGGCGCCCGGCCCGACCCGCACTGCCTGGAGGCGGCCGGCCGCCTGCGCAACGCGGGCATCCGCGTCCTCGGCCGCCTCGACACCCGCTACGGCACCCGGAACTTCGGAGAGCTGATCTCGGATGCCCACCGGTTCGTCGACTGGTACCAGGTCGACGGCTTCCTCCTGGAGCGCTGCCCGGCGGACCACGTCGGGCTGCCCGAGGTGCGCCGTACGGTCGCCACGCTCCGCGTGATTCGTGACGATGCCCACATCATCCTCGGCCACGGCATCCACCCGCACCCGGGCTACACCGGGCTCGCCGACCAGCTCGTCACCTTCTCCGGCCCGTGGAACGACTACCGATGGTCGCAGGTGGCCGAGTGGACCGCCGACCATCCGCCCGAGCGCTTCTGCCACTTCGTCCACGGAGTGTCCCGCCCGCACCTGGCGGAGGCACTGCGCATCGCCCGCCGACAGGGCGCCGGGACGATCTGGTTCACGGACCAGACGGACGACGGCGGCCGCACCGACCCCTGGGAGACCATGCCCGGCTACTGGGACGAAATCGTCTCGCGTATCGGAACAGGTGTCTCGGAATGA
- the moeZ gene encoding adenylyltransferase/sulfurtransferase MoeZ yields MSLPPLVEPASELTVDEVRRYSRHLIIPDVGMDGQKRLKNAKVLCVGAGGLGSPALMYLAAAGVGTLGIVEFDEVDESNLQRQIIHSQSDIGRSKAESARDSVKGINPYVNVILHEERLEADNVMDIFSQYDLIVDGTDNFATRYLVNDACVLLNKPYVWGSIYRFDGQASVFWSEHGPCYRCLYPEPPPPGMVPSCAEGGVLGVLCASIGSIQVNEAIKLLAGIGEPLVGRLMIYDALEMQYRQVKVRKDPDCAVCGENPTVTELIDYEAFCGVVSEEAQAAAADSTITPKQLKEWIDDGESIDIIDVREPNEYEIVSIPGARLIPKNEFLMGTALESLPQDKKIVLHCKTGVRSAEVLAVLKSAGFSDAVHVGGGVIGWVNQIEPDKPVY; encoded by the coding sequence GTGTCGCTGCCACCCCTGGTCGAGCCGGCTTCCGAGCTCACCGTAGACGAGGTCCGCAGGTACTCCCGCCACCTGATCATCCCCGACGTCGGGATGGACGGGCAGAAGCGGCTGAAGAACGCCAAGGTGCTGTGTGTGGGCGCCGGCGGCCTGGGCTCGCCGGCGCTGATGTACCTGGCCGCCGCGGGCGTGGGCACGCTCGGCATCGTGGAGTTCGACGAGGTCGACGAGTCGAACCTGCAGCGCCAGATCATCCACAGCCAGTCCGACATCGGCCGCTCCAAGGCCGAGTCCGCCCGCGACAGCGTCAAGGGCATCAACCCGTACGTGAACGTGATCCTTCACGAGGAGCGGCTCGAGGCCGACAACGTGATGGACATCTTCAGCCAGTACGACCTGATCGTCGACGGCACGGACAACTTCGCGACCCGCTACCTGGTCAACGACGCCTGCGTGCTGCTGAACAAGCCGTACGTGTGGGGCTCGATCTACCGCTTCGACGGCCAGGCCTCCGTCTTCTGGTCCGAGCACGGGCCCTGCTACCGCTGCCTGTACCCGGAGCCCCCGCCCCCCGGCATGGTCCCCTCCTGCGCCGAGGGCGGCGTCCTGGGCGTACTGTGCGCGTCCATCGGCTCCATCCAGGTCAACGAGGCCATCAAGCTGCTCGCCGGCATCGGTGAGCCGCTGGTCGGCCGGCTGATGATCTACGACGCCCTGGAGATGCAGTACCGCCAGGTCAAGGTCCGCAAGGACCCGGACTGCGCGGTCTGCGGCGAGAACCCGACCGTCACCGAACTCATCGACTACGAGGCCTTCTGCGGCGTCGTCTCCGAGGAGGCCCAGGCGGCGGCGGCCGACTCCACGATCACTCCCAAGCAGCTCAAGGAGTGGATCGACGACGGCGAGAGCATCGACATCATCGATGTCCGCGAGCCGAACGAGTACGAGATCGTCTCCATCCCGGGCGCCCGACTGATCCCGAAGAACGAGTTCCTCATGGGCACCGCCCTGGAGAGCCTCCCGCAGGACAAGAAGATCGTCCTGCACTGCAAGACGGGTGTCCGCAGTGCGGAAGTCCTCGCGGTCCTTAAGTCCGCGGGCTTCTCGGACGCGGTCCACGTCGGCGGCGGCGTGATCGGCTGGGTCAACCAGATCGAGCCGGACAAGCCGGTGTACTGA
- a CDS encoding alpha/beta hydrolase, whose amino-acid sequence MTRFARWTALTVASALLAAGCSGGSSDDDGGGVSWGRCKATADAPAPSSDWQCATLKVPLDWSKPDGETIALSLIRAKARGDDRAGSLLFNFGGPGASGVSMMPSHAPTVSRLRERYDLVSWDPRGVGASEGVRCRGDKEIQAAESVDVTPDTPAEEKAYFQDAADFGKGCRKDAGKLMAHVSTTDSARDMDRIREVLGDEKMHYFGISYGTELGGTYAHLFPKNVGRMTLDAVVDPGADAVGHAKNQARGFQRALNGYLTSTGQDPEEGSRKIADLLRRIDARPLQTATPGRKLTQTLAVTGIILPLYSKDSWPTLTSALDAAERGDGSELLALADRYNERDPSGRYGTTTHAQRVISCLDDRQRPTAATTRKLLPEFEKISPVFGTFLGWDTAGWCHDWPVPGQHDTPEVRAPDAAPVLVVGNTGDPATPYEGARRMADELGKGVGVMLTWRGEGHGAYGSGSDCVDSTVDAYLLDGTVPQDGKVCS is encoded by the coding sequence ATGACGCGTTTCGCACGGTGGACCGCTCTGACGGTCGCCTCGGCACTGCTCGCCGCGGGGTGCAGCGGCGGCTCGTCGGACGACGACGGGGGCGGGGTCTCCTGGGGCCGCTGCAAGGCCACAGCCGACGCCCCCGCGCCGAGCAGCGACTGGCAGTGCGCGACGCTGAAGGTGCCGCTGGACTGGTCGAAGCCGGACGGCGAGACGATCGCGCTGTCGCTGATCCGCGCCAAGGCCCGCGGTGACGACCGCGCCGGCTCGCTCCTGTTCAACTTCGGCGGCCCCGGCGCCTCGGGCGTGTCCATGATGCCGTCCCACGCCCCGACCGTCTCCCGGCTGCGTGAGCGGTACGACCTGGTGAGCTGGGACCCGCGCGGGGTCGGCGCCAGCGAAGGGGTGCGCTGCCGCGGCGACAAGGAGATCCAGGCAGCCGAGTCGGTGGACGTCACCCCGGACACACCCGCAGAGGAGAAGGCCTACTTCCAGGACGCCGCCGACTTCGGCAAGGGCTGCCGGAAGGACGCCGGGAAGCTGATGGCGCATGTGTCGACGACCGACTCGGCCCGCGACATGGACCGCATACGGGAGGTCCTCGGCGACGAGAAGATGCACTACTTCGGCATCTCCTACGGCACCGAACTGGGCGGCACGTATGCGCACCTGTTCCCGAAGAACGTGGGCCGGATGACCCTGGACGCGGTCGTCGACCCCGGCGCCGACGCGGTGGGACATGCCAAGAACCAGGCCAGGGGCTTCCAGCGCGCGCTGAACGGCTATCTGACGTCCACGGGCCAGGACCCGGAGGAGGGCTCGCGGAAGATCGCGGACCTGCTGCGCCGGATCGACGCCCGGCCCCTTCAGACGGCCACGCCCGGGCGGAAGCTGACACAGACGCTCGCGGTCACCGGCATCATCCTGCCGCTGTACAGCAAGGACAGCTGGCCGACGCTGACCAGCGCCCTCGACGCGGCCGAGCGGGGAGACGGCTCGGAGCTGCTGGCCCTCGCCGACCGCTACAACGAACGCGACCCGTCGGGACGCTACGGCACGACGACCCACGCGCAACGGGTCATATCGTGCCTGGACGACAGGCAGCGGCCGACCGCGGCGACCACCAGGAAGCTACTGCCGGAGTTCGAGAAGATCTCCCCGGTCTTCGGGACGTTCCTCGGCTGGGACACGGCCGGCTGGTGCCACGACTGGCCGGTGCCCGGACAGCACGACACCCCGGAGGTGAGAGCACCCGACGCGGCACCGGTCCTGGTGGTCGGCAACACCGGCGACCCGGCCACCCCGTACGAGGGTGCCCGGAGGATGGCCGACGAGCTGGGCAAGGGCGTCGGAGTGATGCTCACCTGGCGGGGCGAGGGACATGGCGCGTACGGCAGCGGCAGCGACTGTGTCGACTCCACGGTGGACGCGTATCTGCTGGACGGCACGGTGCCACAGGACGGCAAGGTCTGCTCATGA